One Anopheles marshallii chromosome 3, idAnoMarsDA_429_01, whole genome shotgun sequence genomic region harbors:
- the LOC128712133 gene encoding peptidyl-prolyl cis-trans isomerase sig-7 has translation MSVVIETTIGDITVDLFLKERPLAALNFLKLCKLKYYNFNLFHTIQSEFIAQTGDPSGVGDGGMSIWGILEGEHKRYFEGETVPKIKHSEPGLLSMVNAGEHLIGSQFFFTLGADLTSLDGRHTVIGEVTEGHEVLRKLNEVICDERHRPYKDVRITHTVVLDDPFDDPRGFREPSRSPSPSAERLQGGRIAADEEIDDLGGKTEQEIAEMIAEREAKARATILEIVGDIPDADIAPPENVLFVCKLNPVTTDDDLQIIFSRFGMIKGCEVIRDKLTGDSLQYAFIEFENQKSCEDAYFKMDNVLIDDRRIHVDFSQSVSKVKWRGKGRGIEFQDGADKRSFKDFDRKKQQSNRNGGSRMERQNVSPKRGREQEKQRNRSESRSRSRSASRSRPIKADRSRQRSRSRDRVQNRDRDTNRSAGRNVQESGNRARKPKLTERNSAYLEQRNGRDIRINQGKVDYKNRPYPNSFVQRKGPRDKNAKRGGNSGPRGSSGKRLEPPRRRSRSRSRDRRMRRSRSGSRSRDRRNSSDRYRSYRSNSRDAKGRRQNDAERVVSRQPTSQQRASTDLRRTTDTKSGTISSDRDQQREPKPSKRRSSSSGSSSPPPREKRKRGSSRSSRSDSSSSSSSHSESDERSKKRKKKSSKKKSKSSSKSDRKRKDSVSSEDGKHRKKSKGKKKKRKH, from the coding sequence ATGTCGGTTGTCATCGAAACTACGATAGGCGACATCACGGTGGATCTGTTCCTGAAGGAACGTCCGCTGGCCGCATTAAATTTTCTGAAGCTGTGCAAGCTGAAGTACTACAATTTCAACCTGTTCCATACGATCCAGTCGGAGTTTATTGCACAAACCGGTGATCCGTCCGGTGTCGGTGATGGTGGCATGTCGATCTGGGGCATCCTCGAGGGAGAACACAAGCGCTACTTTGAGGGCGAAACTGTGCCAAAGATAAAACATTCCGAGCCGGGACTGCTGTCGATGGTAAACGCAGGCGAGCATTTGATTGGGTCGCAGTTTTTCTTCACCCTTGGAGCTGATCTGACTTCGCTCGATGGTCGCCATACCGTGATTGGGGAAGTAACGGAGGGCCACGAGGTGCTGCGGAAGTTAAATGAAGTCATTTGCGATGAGAGACACAGACCGTACAAGGATGTGCGTATCACGCACACCGTTGTGCTGGACGATCCGTTCGACGATCCGCGTGGTTTCCGCGAGCCGAGCCGCTCTCCTTCCCCATCGGCAGAGCGTTTGCAAGGAGGGCGCATTGCGGCGGACGAGGAAATCGACGATCTGGGAGGAAAAACGGAGCAAGAGATCGCGGAAATGATTGCCGAGCGGGAGGCGAAAGCGAGGGCCACGATTCTAGAAATTGTTGGTGACATACCGGATGCGGACATTGCACCACCGGAGAATGTACTGTTTGTGTGTAAGCTGAATCCGGTCACGACGGACGACGATTTGCAGATCATTTTTAGTCGGTTCGGAATGATCAAGGGATGTGAGGTGATCCGCGACAAGCTGACCGGAGACTCACTGCAGTACGCGTTCATCGAGTTCGAAAACCAAAAGTCTTGCGAGGATGCGTATTTTAAGATGGACAATGTGCTAATTGATGATCGGCGCATTCACGTTGACTTTTCGCAGTCCGTCTCGAAGGTTAAGTGGCGCGGCAAGGGACGCGGCATAGAGTTTCAAGATGGAGCCGATAAGCGATCATTTAAAGATTTTGACCGAAAGAAGCAGCAATCAAATCGCAACGGAGGCTCTAGAATGGAGCGGCAGAATGTTTCACCGAAAAGAGGGCGCGAACAAGAAAAGCAGAGGAATCGGTCGGAATCTAGATCTCGCTCGAGATCCGCTTCACGGTCAAGGCCTATCAAAGCTGACCGGAGTCGACAACGCAGCCGTTCGCGTGATCGTGTGCAAAACCGGGATCGCGATACGAACCGTTCTGCAGGGCGCAACGTACAAGAGAGTGGTAATCGCGCACGAAAGCCGAAATTGACTGAACGTAATTCAGCCTATCTGGAGCAGCGAAATGGACGGGATATTCGCATTAATCAAGGCAAGGTGGATTATAAGAATCGTCCCTATCCCAACAGTTTCGTACAACGGAAGGGTCCTCGCGATAAGAATGCAAAACGTGGTGGCAACTCGGGTCCTCGAGGCTCCAGTGGGAAGCGTCTCGAACCACCACGACGTCGTTCTAGATCTCGTTCGCGAGATCGTCGCATGAGACGTTCACGTAGTGGATCTCGTTCGAGGGATCGCCGCAACAGCTCCGATCGATATAGAAGTTACCGATCAAACTCACGCGATGCAAAAGGACGTCGACAAAATGATGCAGAGCGTGTTGTAAGTCGCCAACCAACAAGCCAGCAGCGGGCCAGTACGGATTTGCGCAGAACTACCGATACAAAATCTGGCACCATCTCGTCCGATCGAGATCAGCAACGTGAACCGAAACCATCCAAACGGCGGTCGTCAAGCTCCGGTTCATCGAGTCCCCCACCCAGGGAGAAAAGGAAGAGAGGCTCTTCTCGTTCATCCCGATCGGATAGTTCGTCCTCGTCAAGTTCGCACAGTGAGTCGGATGAACGATCGAAaaagcggaagaagaaatcttCGAAAAAGAAATCGAAGAGCAGCAGCAAGTCGGATCGGAAGCGGAAGGATTCTGTTTCCTCTGAAGACGGCAAGCATCGGAAGAAGTCAAagggaaagaagaagaaacggaAGCattag